TTATTTGTTTTAGCATTAAGTTTATTTTTTGgacaaccttaaaaaaaaaaaaatattggaagtACAGTATCTCCAGGCCGACGTACAATTAAaacgcaattttttttataatgctcgAAATGTAGTCATGTAAATTCTGCTTACAGCTTTTTCATCTGTCATATTCTCCTTATACCCAAAATTATGTTcacttaacattttttttctttgtcaggTTCAGGCCCAGGTTGTCCAGGAGACCATAATCCCAAAGGAACCCCCTCCAGAGTTTGAGTTTGTGGCTGATCCAccttccatctctgcctttgACCTGGATGTAGTGAAACTGACAGCTCAGTTTGTAGCTAGAAATGGGCGTCAGTTTTTGACCCAACTGATGCAAAAGGAACAGAGGAATTACCAGTTTGACTTTCTGCGACCTCAACATAGCCTCTTCAATTACTTCACCAAGCTTGTAGAGCAATACACCAAGGTACAGAGTCCAGTGCACACCAGGAGATTTGATGTGCTGTTTCGTATCCATTTTAGACCTTTTGACTAAATATATGTAACTGTTATTGCACATTAGCCTTTATATACCTTTTCTTTTCATGCTTTATTATTCTCCTGTTTCTCTGTTAGTGTTTTCCAGTACATTTTTTAAtactatgtgcatttttttaaatctttatagttTGTGTGCAAATGTTGAACATTACTTAAACATTTGTCAAAGTAATCTAGCTGCTGATGGTTTGACACTGTCAAGTTGCCAGCATATGAATATTTTCAGCACTATATATCCTAAGCATGCTTCAAGAGGCAGCTGTTTCAACAAGCATGAGTCACTTACTTGCTGGCCTGCAAATGACTGGCTTTATTACAAAGTTATTAATAAAGATGACCGTATGAGCTCTCCTGCTCTGACACTGGAGAGCACTTTGCAAGTAATCTTCTTCGTTGTTTCAGATCCTGATTCCTCCAAAAGGATTACTCGCCAAGCTGAAGAGAGAGGCTGAGAACCCCACAGAGGTTTTAGATCAGGTAATTGTCCAGCTCAATCTGTAGttggtcatttttttttcatgcttttatttttatataaactaaAGTACAAAACTAACCTCCTTGTTTATCAAAGAAACTGTTTTGCTTTTGTAActttcattttgtttgttttgtctgtTTGCATCTCCTAACGTAAGTTATTTTAACCCTTAAAGATTCTCATTTACATACCTCTACTTTATAACAAAACACCTAGAACATGTGGAGGTAGAGATCTTGAGAAGGTGAAAACTTGATGTCTGTATAAAATATTGCTTCTATTATTTTAAACAGAACTCTGTATGGAAAAATCGAATATTTACTATTTTATAATCCTTGGCTTTGGAAGTGTTAAAATACTTATGGGCAAAACATATCACAAAAGTGTACGCGGAATGTTTGACATCCACAACTTTTGTGGTTCAGAAAACGTTGCCTAAAGGTTTCATCTTCCGATGACTCTTGTTTAGGTGCGATACCGTGTGGAGTGGGCGAAGTTCCAGGAAagggagagaagaaaggaggaagAAGAGAAGGAGCGAGAGCGTGTGGCTTATGCACAGATTGATTGGCATGATTTTGTTGTAGTGGAGACTGTTGACTTTCAGCCTAATGAGCAAGGTAAGATGAGCTCTGCTCTTTGAAATTTAGCTACAGTGCAAAAGACAACCACCACAGTGCTAAGCCTATTTGCGAactctgaattaaaaaaaaattgtgttgtgCATTAAGAATATTATGTATAACTGTACTTTCTATTATACAGGTAACTTTCCACCTCCTACAACACCTGAGGAGCTGGGTGCTCGTATTTTAATCCAAGAGCGATACGAAAAGTTTGGAGAAAGCGAGGAAGTGGAGATGGAAGTGGAGtctgatgaggaggaagacgtgaAGGACAGCAAGACTGAAGAATCCTCATCTCAAATGGATCAGGATACTCAAGTGCAGGATATGGATGAAGTAAGATAGATTTGTTATATTGTAGCATGTTGCCGCAATCAGTGACTTCTTCTGTAAATTTTGTTTTTAGGAGccatggaaggggggggggtacacaTTGATTTCTATAGATATTACTCCCATCTGGTGACATATACATTTGTATGTATTGTATTACATTGCTCCTGGGATTTCCCTAGATCTAATTTTAATGGTAAATCTCACATCTGgtgttttttggtgttttttgcaGCACCAATTAGTCCTTCAGCGTGCTAAAAGTCATGTGTTAGTGATGCAATTTCTTCTGTATAGTTACTATGTTTGATGGATGAAATTCTTGTCTCAGCTGTTCACAAAACACCCGCTGTTTAGCTATTTGCATTCAGCTCTTGCTCTGCTGATCTGTGTACTGTTTTTCCCACAGGGCTCAGATGATGAAGATTATGCACAGAAGGCTCCTCTTCCTCCTGAGTCACCAATGCCCCCACCCCTGCCCCCCACTCCAGACCAAGTTATTGTCCGTAAAGATTACGATCCCAAAGGTtagtgtcatttttatttattaagtcaATTATTCTTTCTATAGAGTCCTGCTCTCCTTCACTCTGCACATTTCTCCTGTCCCCTCAGCTTCTAAGCCACAGCCCCCTGCTACTGCACCAGATGAGTATCTGGTTTCACCCATCACTGGGGAGAAGATTCCTGCCAGCAAAATGCAGGAGCATATGCGGATTGGTCTTTTGGATCCACGCTGGCTGGAGCAGAGAGACCGTTCCATCCGTGAGAAACAAGGGGATGATGAAGTGTATGCACCTGGTGAGTAAAGCgtttatataactatataacgAATAGTTCACACTTATCTGAGCCATCATTACTAGTAATCTATTATAGCAGTGACATACATGTTATGACAGAGTTTTGAAGTGTGTTGCCAATGGAAAGAAGCAATTTTATGACAGGCCCTTCCTTCTCATGCTTTCCAATGCCATGACCTCGCCATGGTAAGAACCAAAACAAGTGGGAGGGTTTCATCTTTTCCCGTTGGAGGTTGACTGGGTCAGCTGACACCCTCTAGACTCCCTCTAAACACTAGTTTTGTTTCCTTCACAGCCAGTTAGCCaaaatctgaaaatgtttttttcatgctGCAAAGGGAAAGAGTCAATAGCTCCAGAATATAACATGAAATCACAAACAAGACGCATTGTTTCAAATGCACCACTGTGACAAATGAGATTAATAATTACAAGGAAATTGGAATAATATCCAACTGGTACCTTTTTGATTATTAGGCATCTCTTAATTATTTATGGAATAATTGCTATTTAGAATATCTTGGTCATTTAATGCTATAGTCTCAGATATGTTTCATGGTACCATATACACCTTATCGGTAGTGAAAACTCCTACTGGTACATGATATTGTATATAATAACTTCTCTGTGtggattgtatttttttttttatttttttttttaaaaagaaatacttTGCAATACTAAATGTGTGAATGTTTAGAAGTCTGTACAGCTAACTGATAAGTCACCATCACTCACCTTAGGCTGTTTTCTTGAGTATgaggttttaatttaaaatagtttttggaTGTGAGTCATACATCCCCAGATCATTCTATATTCGAGTATATGTGAGTAAATAGAATATTGATAGCTATGTGGCGTCTTAACAATGATGCAGACTTTTCCTCTTAAGAACTGTTTTTATACCTATTTTCTAGGAATGTATGTCTCATTGTGAGGTGTGTGCTTCCTAGCTCCTTTCTCTCCAATGGTTATCACTCTGTTTTGTTAATCTTCATCCCCAATGTTTCTTATATGCAGGTTTGGATATTGAAAGCAGCTTGAAGCAGTTGGCTGAACGCCGTACTGATATTTTTGGTGTGGAAGAAACAGCCATTGGTAAAAAGATTGGAGAGGAAGAGATCCAGAAACCAGAGGAGAAGGTATTGCTTTCTTTTTCTAATTCTTTAATAGTAAGGTTCAGTAATATGTATGTACTCCAATGTCATTATCTCTCATTGGCTCTTTGCTTATAGGTTACATGGGATGGGCACTCTGGCAGCATGGCACGTACCCAGCAGGCAGCACAGGCAAATATTACTCTGCAGGAGCAAATCGAGGCAATCCATAAGGCTAAGGGGCTGGTGCCTGAAGAAGATGGCAAGGACAAGATTGGACCTAGCAAACCCAATGAAATCTCACAGCTGCCGCCTCCATCTTCTGCACCTACCATGTCCAGTTCTGCTCCACCTATGAACTCTGCTCCAAGACTACCACCCCCTGTGTCACTTCACCAACAGATCAACCCTCCTGTGTCACGGCCACTATCCGTAAGTTGTTTGCCTGTTTCTGTTGCCTAGTATTGGAGGACATAGAACGGTGGTTATCATTCATGCTGATGGGATGTATAACAGTTAAAAAGTATTGATTGTCCCCCTTAGGCTATGTAATCTGCATCGGCATGCTTCAGCTTTAGCTTTATAAGGAGATGGATGCAGATTTCCTTATGGTCTCAATTAGTACACTACATTTTGTCTTCTATGTAATTGCTCATTATTTACATGATTTTGTTGACTATGATTGACACTGAAAAATATTCAACCTTGACATCCCATATATATGCCACAGTGTTATTGAAACCTTTACTTGCACCAAGTATAGTTCTAAAGGCACAAGGAAAAAGTTAGATACGGTGGCACTCATTCAAGTGAGTTGCCGTGGCCATTTAAAATAACCCATTGCATTTGGAAGTTGTCAAAGTATTTATGGTTTTTATACTTATTAAAATTTGTGATAAGTCTGTGCTTTAAGTTTACAATGGAAGTATTGGATCCAGCTTGTtaaatattaatctttatttagatGCCACCACCTATACGTACTACTATGGTGTCTGCTGTGCCTGTGATGCAGAGGCCACCAATGGCGTCTGTGGTCCGTCTTCCTCCTGGCTCTGTCTTGGCTGCTCCAATGCCACCCATCCTGCACACACCTAGGATTAATGTGGTGCAAATGCCACCAAACCCACCTCCAATGATGACGCAGAGAGCTCCACACATGATTGTCCCAGCTGGTGAGTTTTATGTTTCTGTGAAATGGTGTTTGTTTATCTTTATTGACAAGACCTTTTACATGagatattttgtgttttatatgtatatgtgaatATTATTTCACACTGTTCAATCCATTTAAGGCAAGTTTTATTTAATCACATCAACAATTGCAGCCCCTCGATCCCATCATTGTGTAATAAGTAATCtatttacattttcaaatttTTGGTATCAGTAATCGGATTATAGATTTGAGCTAAATCTTGGTAGGAGACCTTTATCAAAGCACTTTTAAAGGTAACTGTGTAGAAACTTTATTACTCGTAGGAACACATTAGATGCTGTACTAAGAAAATGACTGGTATGATTTAATCTCCTTTTCTGCACAGCTGCATGTAGTAGTTATCATAAATGCCTCATTTAGTACAAAGAAACAAACTGACCCCCTCAAATTTTGTGTCTGAAAGGTTTGTGTTTAGAAATGTTACTGATACGCAACCTTTTCAGAAACTGAGAAATGAAGGATATAATAAAAATTGTCTTTGGTTTCAGCATTTGTCTCTGCTCCACCTGTTGCACCTGTACCACAATCGGCACCACTACCCCCAGCTCATCCTCCTCCACCAATGGATGATGAACCATCGGCCAAGAAAATGAAGAGCGAGGATGCACTGATTCCAGAAGAAGAGTTCTTGCGCAGAAACAAGGTGTGTGGACTTGGCTACTATAAATCCTGCCCATTAGGCAGAGCGGTACTTAGTGTTTATCACAGACAGTCAGTACAGATATTTACAAAGTGCACAGGATGTTTGCTGCAATTGGTGCTTTTGCAGTGCTTCACCTACCTGGACCTTTCTGCCTACCATACTGTCTTTGGAGATGCCTCAGGAAAAGATGTGCGCGTAGGACAGGTGGAAAAATATGAAGAGGTGCAAAGTGTAATCATCATAAAAGTTCAACCAACTACTTTTGAAACACCCctcattaaattaaacatttcattttttgcCTAAAATGCTTAGTTTATGCTCACAGATGTCTTAAATTATTGAGCGAGGGAACATCAGGACTGTCTACTATGTGAcctttttctttctcttattAAAAATTGCATAGAGAAAGTCACTTCTCTGCTGAAGTGcatctggaaggtgcaaaataagTCCTATTAAATACATAGGATGAGATCTGATCTCCACCAAATCAGAACTGGTGTAAAATTCTAGTGTTTGTGGCATGGAAATGTCTGAGCGCTCTTACACAAAGCAATGAGAACCACCAGAGGATGAAATCCCATTTTTGTATGGTCATCCCTGGTCTTAGCTCTCTCCTATCTGACAGTGTATAATATGTTGCTCCTGTACAATTTCTGCCATCTTGCAGTCTTTCATGCCGTAAACCCATGATCTTCTGCACAAATTGAGGCACACTTGAACAAAAATAAGCATGTGACATCACCTAAGAGGATTAGGCACTGTGCTTTTGCATTTTGCCCTCGGAAATAACGCcaagttttttcttcttttcacaGGGTCCTGTTACAGTTAAAGTACAAGTTCCCAACATGCAGGATAAGACAGAATGGAAGCTGGGTGGTCAAGTTTTGGCATTTACCCTGCCTCTCCCCGATCAGGTAATATGCCAGACCTACTGGCAATGTTTTATCAACTCTTGTTACCTTTGCTAGCAACGAGTAGACTACGTTGTTTTGAGAAATGTTGAGAGCCGTGCACCTTTTCAACAATCTTTTTTTGCTTGATAGGTCTCTGTAATAAAGGTTAAGATTCATGAGGCAACTGGCATGCCAGCTGGAAAGCAGAAACTTCAATATGACGTAAGTACTGTTTGTGTCCAACATTAAAAGCAAATAGTTTACTTCTGTAATGATATGAATGAGAGTTTACATTTTGGCTCAGTGGCTACTACTATGTAGGATGGCACCACTCTATTTTAGGCAATGTATCGTAACATTTAATGCAGCTTGACGGCAAACAAGCATCTGCATCGCTGTGTTTCTTATGTCTAATTTTAGAGACTGCTTATAGCAGGTGCAGTACTTGCAGTCTTCAAGAGTCAGACTGTCTTTATCTGCTTAGGTTTAACCTGAttggtttaatgtatttgcagGTTTTTATTACTTTCTAACTTTAACTTTTCTCTCCTACAGGGAATCTTTATTAAAGACTCAAACTCTCTTGCATATTATAACATGCAGAATGGAGCTACAATTCACTTGGCTTTGAAGGAAAGAGGAGGTCGAAAGaaatgaggggaaaaaaagttaaaatttgaCTGCATTTCTCTTATCAGTACATTAGACAGATTGTGTTGTCATTTAACATTGATTTTACATGTCTGTAGCACATAGGCTAAATCTCTGTTAACTAACATTGTCAATGCTAGACATGACAATAGCTCATTATGCCCATTGAGTGTGGTACCGTGCAGATATTGCACTTTAAATAAGACCTGTTTGCTGACTGGCTTTTATGGATAATTTGATTTAAGGCTGTAACTATCTGATCAGAATTTGTTCAATTAAAGAACTCgagaattaataaaaaaaaaccttaaacttATTGTCTGGAAATATTTTAAATTACCAATTCAAAATTGTATATAGCACAATTCAGTGTCAGGTTGTCACTAGATACTTTATTATAGGATCTCTAAGATGGTGCACAGTCATTATAGAGATCACGAAGTGGGAATGGAAGaagtcattgtgtatttttccaGACATGTAGATCCAGACTGACCAGCAATCCTTGTAAAATATTATTAGGATTGAAGAGATCATGTTTAGTAATTTTGGAAATTAGTGGACACACTTGTGTATAATTGCATTAATTGAAACTTGTGTCCCTGCTAAAGGGTAACACTGATTGTTTTGTCCACAATGCTTAATCTTATTGACTGAATCGACTTGTGTGGGGGAGATCAAGAAACTTTCAACAAATATTGAGGATGGGTAGAAAGTATTAATATAGTGGAGTAAACTGGGGTAATTATCTAGTACTTTATGTACATTTAGTAACAAGTGTGACTATTGACATAAGAAGTAGGCATGGCTTGTTTGACAAACCATCATTATACATTCATATAAAAAACCAAGGTATAAATTAAACATCTGGCATGTTGCCTATACACAGGAAAGCAAATCTGTATGGCGAAAAAGTACTGGtttgtaattaaatatattgtaattataatacagtttaAGTGTTTTATTCTGTCATTCACTTTCCATGCAGTAATTTAACATTAAAGGTTAGCAGAATTATTGTTCATGAAATGTTTGTAtgcaacattaaaaaacattggtCAACATTCATACATGTATTTTCTAATCAATGTGCAGCTTTCCTACAGTGTGACTATaggttttgttttagtttgtggctgattatttatttttattagaaataTTGTAAATCCATAGTTTTACAACAATATACATGACTGTGCATATTTCAGAAAATACCTCAAATGACACTTGGTAAATGGCCCTAACTAGGTGCATTTTAACATTTCACAATGTAAAGAACACTGTACTATACTCCCAAGCTGTATTGAAACAAAGTATGTGAACTACCGTTAATGATGTTGGTAGATCATTATGATGGGTGTAACTGAGGCTTGTTCGGATGAAAGTCATGACTGACCAGTGAATTTGGAAAGACACATAATGTTTAGGAATAGGAAGGTTtgtgtatatgtaaaaatatattgaagACCTGCCACAAGATAAACCTGAAAGTAGACACCAATATAGTGTTTAGGTTTAGTGATTAGAGGTTTGTTAATAAGACACATTCCATTGTACTTAAATTACTAGcaattgaaagaaaaatgtacTCCTATTCAGGTATCAGTAGGGACAAATAATCTAATGGTTAAGGCAGAGCAAGCAcatttattatcatagatttgtaggGTGCCAATGCTCCGCTGCGCAGTACAGTaggtaaaacaggacatacaaggtagacaaaataaatgcagacatgaaaaccaagggtatgaaggaccctgttcattagaaagcttacattcgaaatggaagagggcacagatgaaacgaggagtaaatgtgtttgagtggagattgggatagtcaTGAGGGTgcgttagtgtgaatagtgttgtcggggataaggtcacctcttaaaaagaaaaaaaaaaaaaagcgatttTCAAagagcgtttaaagatttgaaggctgtgggaaagtctgagcgtggtagggaattctataagtggggagcagcacatgagaagtcttgtaggcgggagtgagagttggttaccagagacgagataaAGGTGAAGGTCAGGTAGATCtaaaagggtgggagggagagtattttgatataagatttgacatgtatgcaggggtagtattgttgagggctttgtaggtaagggtgagtaatttgaatttgtttACACAGGgatccagtgtagggatttgcaaagtggtgcagcagatgtggagcagtgagagagagcaagatcagtcttgcagcagcatttaggatggattgaagtgcggatatatgggtgtcaggaatgccagatagcaggaggttgcaatagtcaagacaggagatgatgagagaatggttaagagttttggtagcatgttgagtaagaatgagcgaattagtgccccaagagaagaggtgtacaatgaaaaaaagtaaagggccaagaacagagccaacagatagtgggagtggaggggaggatatgccagaggtagaaacagtaaaggataggtaggaagtgaaccaggaaagaactgtgtcacgaaggccaatgaagagaagagggtgatcaacagtatcaaaagcagcagagaggtccaggagaataagtatggagaaattaccattagattatgcagtaagtagatcattggtcacttttgtgagagcagtttcagtgaaatgttgggggcagaagcaTGATtgcagagtcgagaatggaatgaggaGAAAAAGTGAGAtgggtgtttgtacactaatcgctcaagtagtctggaggcaaatgggaggagagaaatagggcggtagttggggAGAGAGCCTTGATCGAGAgaaggtttctttagaataggtgaaaattggacggcagttggagtaagctgtacactggctcagctcttagcccaagctctcacttttcctttttttcacaAATCTAACGCTTTggatatttctaaatactgttTGAAACAGCACAGCAGcgctgaggatcgacttcataccGAAAACAAGGCTCttttaggatctacagaactaccatctctgtccagctgtgggacccacagagctcaactgacATTGCTGTTTAAACATCTGTTCATCTACTCACTGCGCTCAATTGtgtttgctgttaccatctctggtTGGCTGCTAAACTCTGCACCCAACATTCAGGATCCTCCTGGACCTAGTGTCAGAGCGGCAGAAACTGCCTGTTCCATTAAACCCAGCCAGGGGGCGGCAAAGTATCCTTCACTTcttccattgccccacacaatttggatcaattgttcctttctactctcattacctaccctagctaatacacattcattcacatctatccatcatgcacctactgaATTTAAAGTTTCTCCTATTTACTATCGCCATACTTCTCTCTAAACTCcctttctttc
The Mixophyes fleayi isolate aMixFle1 chromosome 1, aMixFle1.hap1, whole genome shotgun sequence DNA segment above includes these coding regions:
- the SF3A1 gene encoding splicing factor 3A subunit 1, with the translated sequence MPAGPVQMLPPQVPDGGQQQMEEEKKEEVVPSKPIVGIIYPPPEVRNIVDKTASFVARNGPEFEARIRQNEINNPKFNFLNPNDPYHAYYRHKVNEFKEGKAQEPSAAIPKVMQQQQSVQQLPQKVQAQVVQETIIPKEPPPEFEFVADPPSISAFDLDVVKLTAQFVARNGRQFLTQLMQKEQRNYQFDFLRPQHSLFNYFTKLVEQYTKILIPPKGLLAKLKREAENPTEVLDQVRYRVEWAKFQERERRKEEEEKERERVAYAQIDWHDFVVVETVDFQPNEQGNFPPPTTPEELGARILIQERYEKFGESEEVEMEVESDEEEDVKDSKTEESSSQMDQDTQVQDMDEGSDDEDYAQKAPLPPESPMPPPLPPTPDQVIVRKDYDPKASKPQPPATAPDEYLVSPITGEKIPASKMQEHMRIGLLDPRWLEQRDRSIREKQGDDEVYAPGLDIESSLKQLAERRTDIFGVEETAIGKKIGEEEIQKPEEKVTWDGHSGSMARTQQAAQANITLQEQIEAIHKAKGLVPEEDGKDKIGPSKPNEISQLPPPSSAPTMSSSAPPMNSAPRLPPPVSLHQQINPPVSRPLSMPPPIRTTMVSAVPVMQRPPMASVVRLPPGSVLAAPMPPILHTPRINVVQMPPNPPPMMTQRAPHMIVPAAFVSAPPVAPVPQSAPLPPAHPPPPMDDEPSAKKMKSEDALIPEEEFLRRNKGPVTVKVQVPNMQDKTEWKLGGQVLAFTLPLPDQVSVIKVKIHEATGMPAGKQKLQYDGIFIKDSNSLAYYNMQNGATIHLALKERGGRKK